Below is a genomic region from Bdellovibrio bacteriovorus.
GACTTCCGGGATTTTTTTTAGCAAATCGTTATACACCGAAAGGGGGATGCTTAAGAAGGTACTGTCTTCAATGCACTGAACTGTCGCAGGATGCTTAGGGGCCGGTAAACCCGCCATCGCTATTCCCAAATATTCCCCACGCCCAAGAAAGTTAAAAATCTTTTTTTCAGAGGAAGAAACGGAGTCATAAACGCGCACCGAGCCGCACAGAACAATGAAGATTTCAGTGATCTTGTCATTTTTCCGGTACAGAACCTCGCGTGCGGAATGGCGGATGCATTTTATAAACGAGGCCCATTGCTTCAACTCAAGTTCTGAGGCTTTGTTGAATCCATCCAAAGATTTTAAACGTCGGACTATCTCGTTCATAGTGTCTCCTTGTATTAAGGCTGACATTGATGTCCTGGTAACAACATGATCGGGATCAATATTTCTTAATTTTGATCTGGATCATGTTCTTTTTTTTGGAAGACGTCCATTCTAGGAGGAGTCAGGAGTTCATTATGGAACAAAATCAACTAGATGCTTATCGAATTTTCTTTCCCGCAGGCTGGCTTTTATCTATCTGGGGCGTAGTTTTGT
It encodes:
- a CDS encoding Crp/Fnr family transcriptional regulator, with amino-acid sequence MNEIVRRLKSLDGFNKASELELKQWASFIKCIRHSAREVLYRKNDKITEIFIVLCGSVRVYDSVSSSEKKIFNFLGRGEYLGIAMAGLPAPKHPATVQCIEDSTFLSIPLSVYNDLLKKIPEVRDLVNRQISERFLELQNDICISRQLTPTRVADLLTRLLKKQELLGSYRLQIPLTRTDIAERIGAQSETVIRILSQWTKHGWIRTDDRHLEILNPQILEDIRHGKNIRRASTAASDPAEHDL